The Blautia luti nucleotide sequence TGGGATGCGATCACTGCACAGGATGTATTTGGTGACGGATATGCAGCAGCAAAGCTTCCTACATTTACAGTTGGTGACAAACAGGTTCAGCAGGGATCTGTTGCCGGTTATAAATATGTTGGTGTAAACGGCTATTCTGAGAATTCCGGATGGGCAGTTCTTCTTGCAGAGTACCTTACAAACGAAGAATCCCAGCAGATGTTCTTTGATCAGAGAGAAAGCGGTCCTTCAAACAAGAATGTAGCAGCATCTGATTCTGTTCAGGAAAATGTAGCACTTGCAGCACTTGCAGCTCAGTCTGAATATGCACAGGCTCAGAAGGTTGGCGGAAAATATTGGGATCCTGCAAAGACATTCGGAGAACTGATTGCACAGGGAACATTATCTGCAGACGATGATAACGCAATCCAGGAAGCACTTGATAATCTGGTAGAAGGTGCTACTGCTTCTGTAGAATAATTGTAAAATAAAAAAATTATATAACAGATTTTAAAAATGGCCCATATGCATAACGACATGTGGGCTGTTTTAAGGAAACGGCAGATGCTGTCTGAGAAAAGACAGTAACAAAAATGAAATGACGAGGAGGAGAGATATGGCAGCACAGGACAATAATTCTGCTGCAGCGGCAGTGAGTGGATTCTTTAAATCCATCGGTGGATTTTTCGCTGACTTTGGTACTGCTGTAGTGAAAGGTGATGCTTTTGTAAAGCTGTCCCTGATCTGGATGGGCGCAGGCTATGCAAAGCGTAAACAGTATGTGAAAGCAGTACTGATGACATTGCTGGAGATCGCAGTGATCGTTTTTTCAGTGAAATTTGCAATGCAGTATGTATCAAAATTCAGTACCCTTGGTACTGTAAAGATGGAAAAAGTCTTTAACATGAAAACAATGAAAAGTGAATTTAATGATTATGATAATTCCTTTACGATCCTGTTGTTTTCATTGTTCAGCTTTGTTGTATGGTTTGCGGCAGCTGTTGTGTGGTTTAAGAACGTGATCAATGCTTATACACTTCAGAAAATGGAAGAAGCGGGAAAGCATATCAATACTTTTAAAGAAGATCTCAGATCACTGACAGAAGAGAAGTTTCATATTACATTACTGACACTTCCGGTACTTGGAGTTGTGATTTTCACATTAATCCCAATCTTACTTCTGATCTTTGTAGCATTTACAAATTATGATCAGCAGCATATGCCTCCTACTGAGTTGTTCTCATGGGTAGGTTTCAGTAACTTTATCAGTTTGTTTGGCGGCGGCGGTCTTACATCTACGTTCGGATATGCATTTGTGCGGGTTCTGGGATGGACACTTGTATGGGCTTTCTTCGCAACATTTACAACTTATATCGGAGGTATCCTGCTTTCACTGCTTCTTAACAGCAAGAAGACAAGACTGCCGAAGATGTGGCGTACTTTATTTATCGTAACGATTGCAGTACCGCAGTTTGTATCACTTCTGCTGGTGCGTAATTTCTTCTCAAATGGTGGTATCGTCAATACAATCTGTCACAGCATTGGACTGACCGGATTCTTAAGAAGCATAGGACTTGTGTCCACAAGCTATATTCCGTTTCTTTCTGCTCCGGGCTGGGCACATGTAATGATCATTCTCATTAATATCTGGATCGGTGTTCCGTATCAGATGCTGATCGCAACAGGTGTCCTGATGAACCTTCCTTCTGACCAGCTTGAGAGTGCAAGAGTAGACGGCGCAACAAACTTCCAGATATTCAGAAAGATCACAATGCCATATCTGCTCTTTGTAACAGGACCTGCTCTGATCACAGATTTTGTAAAAAATATTAATAACTTTAATGTTATTTATCTGCTCACACAGGATGTTTATACAACAACGAATCAGGCAATGGCAAGCTCACAGGCAAAAGAGGTTGACCTTCTGGTTACCTGGCTGTTCCGTCTGACTCAGGATTACTACAACTATAAGATGGCATCAGCAATCGGTATTATCGTGTTTATTATCTGTGCAGTATTCACCCTGGTTGCATTTAACAGGATGATCAAGGGAGATAAGGAGGGAACATATCAATAATGAAAAAGATGAAAGATAGTCGTACTTCTTCTATAGTATTACATAATTTATTGATCGCAGTGCTGGCATTTATCTGGCTGATCCCGATCATCTGGCTGGTATGTACCTCCTTCAGTGCATATTCAGGAATGAATACCAGTACATTTTTTCCGAAGGAATGGAGCATCAGCAATTACATGAAGCTGTTTCATTCAGATTCTGTATCTCAGTTTCCGCAGTGGTTTCTGAATACATTTATCATTGCATGCTTTACATGTGTAATTTCCACTATGTTCGTACTGATGGTTGCATATGCCACATCTGTTATGAGATTCAAGATGAGAAAACCGCTGATGAACATGGCAGTTATCCTGAATCTGTTTCCTGGTATGCTGGCAATGATAGCAGTTTATTTCACACTGAAATCCTTTAACCTGACAAACAGCTATGCCGGTCTTATCATGGTTTATTCCGCTTCTTCAGGTCTTGGTTATCTGATCGCGAAAGGATTCTTTGATACAGTTCCGAGAGCGCTCTGTGAGGCTGCCAGAATTGACGGATGCAGTGAGGCAAGAATCTTCTTCCAGATGGTTCTGCCCATGAGCCGCCCGATCGTTGTTTATACAGTTATCAGCAGTTTCCTGGTACCGTGGATGGATTTCGTGTATGCGAAGATGATTCTGAATGCAGGTATTTCTTCTAAATATACAGTTGCAATTGGTCTGTACAAGATGCTGGATAAGAGTCTTATCAATTCTTATTTCACTCAATTCTGCGCAGGTGGCGTACTGGTATCCATACCGATTTCTATCTTGTTTATGATCATGCAGAAATTCTATGTGGAAGGAATTACAGGCGGTGCTGTAAAAGGTTGATGTTATGAATATGACAACGGGAAGAAGAGGAATCGTCTGGAAAACTCCGGATATCACAGCTGATGGGCTGAAGATGTTTGCATGTATTGCCATGCTGATCCAGACAATCGGAATTGCTGTTATTGAAAAAGGACTGATCCATCTGGATCAATATACACAGGACAGTCTGAATCAGGCGATGGCCCAGGATTCCCGTTTGATGACACTTGCGGGAATCGGTTCTATCATGCAGCTTATCGGCGGGATGGCGATTCCCGTATTTACATTTCTGCTGGTAGAAGGCTTTCGGAATACTTCTGATTATAAGAAGTATCTGCTTCTGATGGTATTGACTGCGGTGATCAGTGAGATTCCTTATGACCTGGCAGTGGGCGGGAAAATTATGGACTGGTCAAGCCAGAATGCGATGGTTACCATGAGTATCTGTCTGATCATGCTGAAATGTCTGGACATCTTCAAGGATGGTTCCGGATTTACAGGAGGGCTGGTCAGAATGCTGATTGTGCTGGCTGCTGTGGTCTGGGTAAGTCTGTTCAGAGCGGAATATGGATTATGTATGGTGCTTTTGACAGCAGTATTTTATGTGTTTTATACACAGAATATTTTGAAAACAGTACTTGGCTGTATCATCAGCCTCATGTATATAACAGGTCCCCTGTCTTTCTATGGGATCTGGTGTTACAACGGTGAACGAAAAGACCGCATTAATAAATATGTTTATTATGCTTTTTATCCAGTGCATCTGCTGGTGCTTGGAGTAATTGCGAAATATGTTCTGTAAAGACTAAAACGAAGATAGCGAATTAAGAGGAGAACAAGTATGGACTTTAGAACGGACAAGCTGCTCCACGGCGGCGACTACAATCCTGAACAGTGGTTAAAAAGACCGGATATTCTGGAAAAGGATATTGATATGCTGGAGGAATCCGGATGTAATGTGGTAAGCCTGGGTATTTTTTCCTGGTCTACACTGGAACCGGAAGAGGGAGTTTTTAACTTCGGATGGCTGCAGGAGATCATTGATAAACTTTATAAGAGAGGAATCTCTACGATCCTGGCTACACCTTCAGGTGCCAGACCGAAATGGATGGCAGACAAATATCCGGAAGTGCTCCGTGTAGATGAGACACGTCACAGAGCGCTGTTCGGATTCAGACATAATCATTGTTATACTTCTCCTGTTTACAGAGAGAAGGTACATATCATCAACAAGAAACTGGCTCAGGAAGTTGCCACACATCCAGGTGTGATCCTGTGGCACATTTCCAATGAGTACGGCGGAGAATGTCACTGTCCCCTTTGTCAGGAAGCATTCAGGGGCTGGCTGAAGGTGAAATACCAGACCATCGAGAACCTGAATGACAAGTGGTGCACAACGTTCTGGAGTCACACTTATAACAGTTTCGACCAGATTGAGAGTCCATCTAAGATTGGTGAGACACAGCTTCATGCACTGAATCTGGACTGGAAACGATTTGTTACTCATCAGACAGCAGATTTCATTCATCATGAGATTGCTGCACTGAGAGAGGGTGGCAGTACACTTCCAACAACTGCAAACCTGATGCATTATTTCGGAGGTCTGGATTACTTTAAGATCGCGAAAGAGATCGATGTAGTTTCCTGGGATACTTATCCTACATGGCATAAAGAGGCTGTGATCGATACTGCCTATGATAATGGTATGTGCCACGACCTGATGCGTTCCCTGAAGGGCAAACCATTCTTCCAGATGGAATCCTGTCCGACTTCTACCAACTGGCAGAGTGTCAGCAAGCTGAAGAAACCTGGAATGCTTTTCGCACAGTCCATGCAGGCGATTGCACATGGCGGAGAAGGTTCTCTGTATTTCCAGATCCGCCAGAGCAGAGGTGCTTCTGAGAAATTTCATGGAGCAGTGATCGACCATTATGGCGGGAATGACACCAGAGTATTTAAAGAGGTTTCCAAGGTTGGAGCAACCCTGAAAGAGTTACAGGAACTGGCTGGAACAACTATGAGCAGCCAGGTGGCCATGATCTACGACTGGGACAGCCAGTGGGCAATGGAAGACAGCCAGGGACCAAGGAACAAAGGACTTCATTACCTGGAAGCAATGCTGAAATTCTACAGAGGCTTCCGTAAGCAGGGCGTGAATGTGGATCTCATCGATATGACCTGTGAACTGGACAAATATAAAGTGCTGGCGCTGCCGATGGTTTATATGTTCAAGGAAGGTTTCGCAGAAAAAGTTTGTGCATTTGTGGAGAATGGCGGCGTGCTGATCACCAGCTACTGGTCAGGAATTGCGGATGATACAGACAGATGCTATCTGGAAGGAACTCCACATGGTCTGATGGATGTACTGGGAATCAGAAGTGCTGAGATCGATGGTCTTTATGACTGGGAAGAGAATTCTTTCGTACCTGTAGAGGGTAATGAACTTGGTTTGGATAAGACTTATACATGTAAGTATCTGTGTGATCTTGTAGAGCTTAGGGGAGCACGTACTTTAATGACTTATGGAAGTGATTTCTATGAAGGCTATTCCTGCCTGACTGTCAATGAATATGGCAAAGGCAAGGCATGGTATGTGGCAGCAGATGCGGACAAAGAATTCTACGGAGACTTCCTGGAGAAAGTACTGAAAGACAGCGGCGTTTCCTGTGGAATCAAAGAAGAGATCCCGGATGCGCTGGAGATCACAGTGAGAGAGAACAGAAACGTGAAATACTATATTTACCAGAACTTCGGAACAGAGGCTGTAAAACTTCCTGTACCGGAGGGAGAGGTAAACTGGATCTATGGCAATGGAAGCGATAAACTTAATGTTTATGGTCTTGCAGTTGCGAAAGTTATCGTGTAAAATAAATAGCGATGGATGAGGAAATCCCTTCACTTTAAGCAGAGATTGATACTGCCTGGTGGAGGGGTTCTTTTTTGCTCAGGAGATGTAAATGATATGATTTCGAAAACACAGATAAAATATATGTCAGGTGCTGCATCCTATGCCAGGGGTCTGGATATTTACCTGGATGGTAAAGTGCTGGATATGGATGTGCAGGATTTCGGGAGCTATGATGAGGTTGTAGCTTCTGTAAAGGGAAGCGGAAGAAATATCTATGAGGTAGATGTTTCTGTAGATAAAGAAGATAATCAGATAGACAATATTTATTGTGAGTGTCCTGCATATGGAGAGTATGATGGAATCTGTAAGCACTGTGTAGCTGTTCTTCTGGAATATAACGAATATGCTGCAAGGCAGCAGGTGGATCCCCAAAAACTGAATCAGTTAAAAGGTGTAAAAAAGGGCATCACCATGCACACTACACCTGAACTTGCACAG carries:
- a CDS encoding carbohydrate ABC transporter permease, whose translation is MAAQDNNSAAAAVSGFFKSIGGFFADFGTAVVKGDAFVKLSLIWMGAGYAKRKQYVKAVLMTLLEIAVIVFSVKFAMQYVSKFSTLGTVKMEKVFNMKTMKSEFNDYDNSFTILLFSLFSFVVWFAAAVVWFKNVINAYTLQKMEEAGKHINTFKEDLRSLTEEKFHITLLTLPVLGVVIFTLIPILLLIFVAFTNYDQQHMPPTELFSWVGFSNFISLFGGGGLTSTFGYAFVRVLGWTLVWAFFATFTTYIGGILLSLLLNSKKTRLPKMWRTLFIVTIAVPQFVSLLLVRNFFSNGGIVNTICHSIGLTGFLRSIGLVSTSYIPFLSAPGWAHVMIILINIWIGVPYQMLIATGVLMNLPSDQLESARVDGATNFQIFRKITMPYLLFVTGPALITDFVKNINNFNVIYLLTQDVYTTTNQAMASSQAKEVDLLVTWLFRLTQDYYNYKMASAIGIIVFIICAVFTLVAFNRMIKGDKEGTYQ
- a CDS encoding sugar ABC transporter permease; the encoded protein is MKKMKDSRTSSIVLHNLLIAVLAFIWLIPIIWLVCTSFSAYSGMNTSTFFPKEWSISNYMKLFHSDSVSQFPQWFLNTFIIACFTCVISTMFVLMVAYATSVMRFKMRKPLMNMAVILNLFPGMLAMIAVYFTLKSFNLTNSYAGLIMVYSASSGLGYLIAKGFFDTVPRALCEAARIDGCSEARIFFQMVLPMSRPIVVYTVISSFLVPWMDFVYAKMILNAGISSKYTVAIGLYKMLDKSLINSYFTQFCAGGVLVSIPISILFMIMQKFYVEGITGGAVKG
- a CDS encoding TraX family protein, encoding MNMTTGRRGIVWKTPDITADGLKMFACIAMLIQTIGIAVIEKGLIHLDQYTQDSLNQAMAQDSRLMTLAGIGSIMQLIGGMAIPVFTFLLVEGFRNTSDYKKYLLLMVLTAVISEIPYDLAVGGKIMDWSSQNAMVTMSICLIMLKCLDIFKDGSGFTGGLVRMLIVLAAVVWVSLFRAEYGLCMVLLTAVFYVFYTQNILKTVLGCIISLMYITGPLSFYGIWCYNGERKDRINKYVYYAFYPVHLLVLGVIAKYVL
- a CDS encoding beta-galactosidase, whose protein sequence is MDFRTDKLLHGGDYNPEQWLKRPDILEKDIDMLEESGCNVVSLGIFSWSTLEPEEGVFNFGWLQEIIDKLYKRGISTILATPSGARPKWMADKYPEVLRVDETRHRALFGFRHNHCYTSPVYREKVHIINKKLAQEVATHPGVILWHISNEYGGECHCPLCQEAFRGWLKVKYQTIENLNDKWCTTFWSHTYNSFDQIESPSKIGETQLHALNLDWKRFVTHQTADFIHHEIAALREGGSTLPTTANLMHYFGGLDYFKIAKEIDVVSWDTYPTWHKEAVIDTAYDNGMCHDLMRSLKGKPFFQMESCPTSTNWQSVSKLKKPGMLFAQSMQAIAHGGEGSLYFQIRQSRGASEKFHGAVIDHYGGNDTRVFKEVSKVGATLKELQELAGTTMSSQVAMIYDWDSQWAMEDSQGPRNKGLHYLEAMLKFYRGFRKQGVNVDLIDMTCELDKYKVLALPMVYMFKEGFAEKVCAFVENGGVLITSYWSGIADDTDRCYLEGTPHGLMDVLGIRSAEIDGLYDWEENSFVPVEGNELGLDKTYTCKYLCDLVELRGARTLMTYGSDFYEGYSCLTVNEYGKGKAWYVAADADKEFYGDFLEKVLKDSGVSCGIKEEIPDALEITVRENRNVKYYIYQNFGTEAVKLPVPEGEVNWIYGNGSDKLNVYGLAVAKVIV